From Hordeum vulgare subsp. vulgare unplaced genomic scaffold, MorexV3_pseudomolecules_assembly, whole genome shotgun sequence, the proteins below share one genomic window:
- the LOC123422973 gene encoding NAD(P)H-quinone oxidoreductase subunit 2 A, chloroplastic, translating into MIWHVQNENFILDSTRIFMKAFHLLLFNGSFIFPECILIFGLILLLMIDSTSDQKDRPWFYFISSTSLVISITALLFRWREEPIISFSGNFQTNNFNEIFQFLILLCSTLCIPLSVEYIECTEMAITEFLLFVLTATLGGMFLCGANDLITIFVAPECFSLCSYLLSGYTKRDLRSNEATMKYLLMGGASSSILVHGFSWLYGSSGGEIELQEIVNGLINTQMYNSPGISIALISITVGLGFKLSPAPFHQWTPDVYEGSPTPVVAFLSVTSKVAASASATRILDIPFYFSSNEWHLLLEILAILSMILGNLLAITQTSMKRMLAYSSIGQIGYVIIGIIVGDSNDGYASMITYMLFYISMNLGTFACIVLFGLRTGTDNIRDYAGLYMKDPFLALSLALCLLSLGGLPPLAGFFGKLYLFWCGWQAGLYFLVSIGLLTSVLSIYYYLKIIKLLMTGRNQEITPYVRNYRRSPLRSNNSIELSMTVCVIASTIPGISMNPILAIAQDTLF; encoded by the exons ATGATCTGGCATGTACAGAATGAAAACTTCATTCTCGATTCTACGAGAATTTTTATGAAAGCGTTTCATTTGCTTCTCTTCAATGGAAGTTTCATTTTCCCAGAATGTATCCTAATTTTTGGCCTAATTCTTCTTCTGATGATCGATTCAACCTCTGATCAAAAAGATAGACCTTGGTTCTATTTCATCTCTTCAACAAGTTTAGTAATAAGCATAACGGCCCTATTGTTCCGATGGAGAGAAGAACCTATAATTAGCTTTTCGGGAAATTTCCAAACGAACAATTTCAACGAAATCTTTCAATTTCTCATTTTATTATGTTCAACTTTATGTATTCCTCTATCCgtagagtacattgaatgtacagaAATGGCTATAACAGAGTTTCTGTTATTCGTATTAACAGCTACTCTAGGGGGAATGTTTTTATGTGGTGCTAACGATTTAATAACTATCTTTGTAGCTCCAGAATGTTTCAGTTTATGTTCCTACCTATTGTCTGGATATACCAAGAGAGATCTACGGTCTAATGAGGCTACTATGAAATATTTACTCATGGGTGGGGCAAGCTCTTCTATTCTGGTTCATGGTTTCTCTTGGCTATATGGTTCATCTGGGGGGGAGATCGAGCTTCAAGAAATTGTGAACGGTCTTATCAATACACAAATGTATAACTCCCCAGGAATTTCAATTGCGCTTATATCCATCACTGTAGGACTTGGGTTCAAGCTTTCCCCAGCCCCTTTTCATCAATGGACTCCTGACGTCTACGAAGGA TCCCCCACTCCAGTCGTTGCTTTTCTTTCTGTTACTTCGAAagtagctgcttcagcttcagccacgcgaattctcgatattcctttttatttctcatcaaacgaatggcatcttcttctggaaatcctagctattcttagcatgattttgGGGAATCTCCTTGCTATTACTCAAACAAGCATGAAACGTATGCTTGCATATTCGTCCATAGGGCAAATCGGATATGTAATTATTGGAATAATTGTTGGAGACTCAAATGATGGATATGCAAGCATGATAACTTATATGCTGTTCTATATCTCCATGAATCTAGGAACTTTTGCTTGCATTGTATTATTTGGTCTACGTACCGGAACTGATAACATTCGAGATTATGCAGGATTATACATGAAAGATCCTTTTTTGGCTCTCTCTTTAGCCCTATGTCTCTTATCCCTAGGAGGCCTTCCTCCACTAGCAGGTTTCTTCGGAAAACTCTATCTATTCTGGTGTGGATGGCAAGCAGGCCTATATTTCTTGGTTTCAATAGGACTCCTTACGAGCGTTCTTTCTATCTACTATTATCTAAAAATAATCAAGTTATTAATGACTGGACGAAACCAAGAAATAACCCCTTATGTGCGAAATTATAGAAGATCCCCTTTAAGATCAAACAATTCCATCGAATTGAGTATGACTGTATGTGTGATAGCATCTACTATACCAGGAATATCAATGAACCCCATTCTTGCAATTGCTCAGGATACCCTCTTTTAG